The genomic stretch CGCCATGTTTTGCCTCTTGGTTTTGATGTGCTTCGGTGACAAGCTTGACGAGTCAAAGATCAAAGAAATCGAGACCATCCAACGTCGCATGATGCTGGCCTTCTCACGCTTCAACATACTCAATTTCTGGCCCAGTTTGACCAAAATTCTATTCAGAAAGCAGTGGCAGCAGTTGTTGCAGCTCCGCGATGACCAACGTGAGGTTCTGGTGCCCCTCATCAATTCCCGGAAGAAAGTCGAGGAAACCAAGGTTTCTACCtgtgatgataatgatgattttGTGCTTTGCTATGTGGATACTTTACTGGGTCTGGAGCTACCAGAGGAGAAGAGGAAGCTTGATATAGGGGAACTGGTGAGCTTGAGCTCCGAGTTTCTGAACGCTGGCACTGACACCACCTCCACGGCGCTGCAGTGGATCATGGCCAATATAGTGAAACATCCCCAGATTCAGGGGAAGATTTATGAGGAAATAAAAGGAGTGGTCGGAAATGATGATGGAAGAAGAGTGGAGATTGAAGAGGAGGATTTGCAGAAGATGCCTTATTTGAAAGCTGTGATATTGGAAGGGCTGAGGCGCCACCCGCCGGCGCACTTTGTGGTTCCGCACGCAGTGAGTGAGGATATTGTGGTGGGTGGACATGTGGTGCCGAAGAAGGCAACTGTCAACTTCATGGTGGCGGAGATGGGATGGGACCCCAAGGTGTGGGAGGATCCCATGGCGTTCAAACCGGAGAGGTTTCTGATTGGTGATGATAGTAAGGTTGAGTTTGATATAACTGGGAATAGGGAGATAAAGATGATGCCTTTTGGGGTGGGGAGGAGGATATGCCCTGGTTCTGGTCTGGCCATGCTTCATTTGGAGTATTTTGTGGCCAATTTGGTTTGGAAGTTTGAGTGGAATAAGGTTGATGAAGTTGATTTGTCTGAGGCACAGGAGTTCACCACCGTCATGAAGCATCCTTTGAATGCGCGCTTGACTCCAAGGCACTAGACTAGACCTtgttaactatatatatatatatccatgtaTCTAGGACCACCTAGTACAGCCATATGATTCTAGTTGATTCAGTTTGTCAGCATATGTAACGTACAACACATTTccatcacaaatatatatatatataatatatatataaaatatcaaCCACTTTTTGTTTGTATTGGCTTTAATATTGAAAGCTAATTCTATTGGCAAAAGAGTGAGTTGCAATGGGGGAAGTGAGGAATAAGCAGGTGTTGCTCAAGGACTTTGTGTGTGATTTTCCCAAAGAATGAGACAGACATGGTCATAACATCTTCCACTATCCAACTTAAGCTTCCTCAAGATGCTTCCAAATGGGGTTCTGGTGAAGAATCTTTACTTATCTTTTGATCCCTTCATGGGATTCTGTACGAAGAACCAAAACAAGAaggcctcttcctcctcctcctcttatATATAATGTTATCTTTTGttttcttaaacaaaaataaacacGAATGTGTCCAGGTATGCCTGGTATGACTGCTTATGCTGGTTTCTTCGAGATTTGCTGTCCAAAAAAGGGGAATATGTGTTCATTTCTGCAGCCGCATGAGGAGTTGGTCAGCTTGTTGGGCAGTTTGCAAAGCTGTTGCGAGTGCTGGAAGCAAAGAAAAAGTTGAGTTGTCGAAGAACAAATCGAGTTTCGATTATAAACAAGAGCCTGACTTGGATGATGCAGCTTTGAAGAGTTGAAACATGTCGTGTATGTGCAAGTATTGATATCAtttatgttgttttgattggattggattggatcggatcggatctgATCTGTTCTACAAAACATCAGAACCCATGCTCGAATTGCTGTTTTTGGAATGATCTCGCAGTACAACCTGATGAGGATGATGGTGTTGGTGTGCATAATCTTATGAATTTGTTCTGCCTTACATCAATCGAACAAGGCAAGATTGTGTATGTGTAAAGCTCTTCACCGGTGGCAACATTGGAAAACAACTACTTGTTGTCTCTTTGGATTGATTTTCTTTGCTGTGTTACCAACACTGCTATTGTTGGTCAAACACTTTAACAGCAGACCACAAAGATTGCAAGTCAAATGCTGCTTTCCTGCTCTGCTCTGCTATGTGTTATGCTATTTCTTCATATAGAATCTATAAACTCAAgggtttatgcttttttttttttttttttaacaatgtggtttgacaaatttattt from Humulus lupulus chromosome 5, drHumLupu1.1, whole genome shotgun sequence encodes the following:
- the LOC133834148 gene encoding cytochrome P450 89A2-like, whose product is MEVRGGWWWLSLCLSLILIPLFLLKFISKRSPTLPPGPFAIPLIVNIIFLSKSFSDIEPIIRNLHAKYGPVVSLRIGTRRAVFIADRVLAHQALIHNGVVFADRPAALPTAKIFNSNQHNISSARYGPTWRLLRRNITSEILHPSRVKSYSRARKWVLDILFKRLESDAQSAAAGVRVMDHFQYAMFCLLVLMCFGDKLDESKIKEIETIQRRMMLAFSRFNILNFWPSLTKILFRKQWQQLLQLRDDQREVLVPLINSRKKVEETKVSTCDDNDDFVLCYVDTLLGLELPEEKRKLDIGELVSLSSEFLNAGTDTTSTALQWIMANIVKHPQIQGKIYEEIKGVVGNDDGRRVEIEEEDLQKMPYLKAVILEGLRRHPPAHFVVPHAVSEDIVVGGHVVPKKATVNFMVAEMGWDPKVWEDPMAFKPERFLIGDDSKVEFDITGNREIKMMPFGVGRRICPGSGLAMLHLEYFVANLVWKFEWNKVDEVDLSEAQEFTTVMKHPLNARLTPRH